In Novosphingobium kaempferiae, the DNA window GCCGAGGCGTTCGGGCGGCAGATTTACGCGGGCGACGTAACCGCGCCCCCAGCGATCGTCATCGGTCGAATGGACCGCCACTTCTCCCACCTCGTCGGGCTGCGCGAGCCCCTCCGCCATGATGAAGCCGATCACAAAGTCCTCGATCTGGAGCGGTGTCGCCATCATCACGGCATAGGCGATGCCGTTGGTCTCGATGGCGATGGGTGCCTCTACGGGCACGGGAAATTCGTGCGCGTCGCCATCGGCATCGTCGTAGGCGTTGCGGCGGACGATGATCGGGACGGAGCCGACCGAATGCTCGCGATTGTCCACTACTGCCTCCTTAAGCGGGCGCTGATGGCTCTTTAAGGCCCTCTTGTGGCACGGGATCAAGCCTGCTGATGCGCAAAAGGCTTGTTCAAAGTCGAGACATCAGGATGCATCCAATTATCCGAAAATATCGGACAATCGCCGAGGAAAATTTCTATTATGTATCCAATATAGCTCATGGCATCGCTCTCCCGCTACGCCCCGGCGATGCAATCGATGCGTAGTTGCCCACAGGCCAACCCGAATTGGCTTGCGACCCTACCGCGGATTCCTCTAATGGGCGCGCCTCGTACCGGCTCCGGCGTCCTCGGCAATGAGGCGAACCGGGTCGCAGCCGGTCGTGTTCGAGACGCGCCGAAACAGGGAAAAAGGCCGGTCTCGAAGGCCCTTTTTCTGCAGGATTGGTACGAAACCGAAATGAGTTGGCTCAGCAAGGTCCGCAATTCCATATCGAGCCTCGCCAAGCGCGATACGCCCGATGACCTCTGGATGAAGTGCCAGAGCTGCGGCGAGATGCTCTTCATCAAGGAGTTCGAGGCCAACCTTTCGGTGTGCCCGAAGTGCGAGCATCATGGCCGCATCGGCGCCAAGGCGCGCTTCGACCTGCTGCTCGACGCGGGCTACACGGTCCTGCCGACGCCCAAGGTGCCCGAAAATCCGCTGAATTTCCGCGATACCAAGAAGTATCCCGACCGCCTCAAGGCCGCCCGCGCCGCCAACCCGTACCCCGATGCACTGACCAACGCCTACGGTGCACTGAACGGCACCAAGGCGGTGGTGGGAGTGCAGGACTTCGCCTTCATGGGCGGCTCGATGGGCATGGCGGTGGGCGAGGCGTTCGTCGCCGGTGTCGAGAAGGCCATCGCCGAAAAGTGCGCCTATGTCATCGTCACCGCTGCGGGCGGCGCGCGCATGCAGGAGGGCATCCTGTCTCTCATGCAGATGCCCAAGACCACCGTGGCGACCCGTCGCCTTGCCGCAGCGGGCCTGCCCTACATCGTCGTTCTGACCGATCCCACCACCGGCGGCGTCACCGCCAGCTACGCGATGCTCGGCGACGTGCAGATCGCGGAGCCCGGCGCGCTCATCGGCTTTGCCGGCCAGCGCGTGATCCAGGATACGATCCGAGAGAAACTCCCCGACGGCTTCCAGCGCGCCGAGTACCTCCATGCCCACGGCATGGTCGACATGGTGGTCCACCGCAAGGACCTCAAAGGCACGCTGGCAACGCTGCTCGGATACCTTCAACGAAAGGAAGTCGCGTGAATATCGATAGCGCCCTCGTTCGCGAGCTCGCCGAACTGCTGGCCGAAACCGGCCTTTCCGAGATCGAGGTCGAGGATGGCGATCGCAAGATCCGCGTCTCGCGCCAGATGATCCAGCAGATGGCCGCCGCCATGCCGGCCTTCGCGCCTGCCGCCGCCGCTCCGG includes these proteins:
- the accD gene encoding acetyl-CoA carboxylase, carboxyltransferase subunit beta, producing the protein MSWLSKVRNSISSLAKRDTPDDLWMKCQSCGEMLFIKEFEANLSVCPKCEHHGRIGAKARFDLLLDAGYTVLPTPKVPENPLNFRDTKKYPDRLKAARAANPYPDALTNAYGALNGTKAVVGVQDFAFMGGSMGMAVGEAFVAGVEKAIAEKCAYVIVTAAGGARMQEGILSLMQMPKTTVATRRLAAAGLPYIVVLTDPTTGGVTASYAMLGDVQIAEPGALIGFAGQRVIQDTIREKLPDGFQRAEYLHAHGMVDMVVHRKDLKGTLATLLGYLQRKEVA